A section of the Acidobacterium capsulatum ATCC 51196 genome encodes:
- a CDS encoding DUF2905 domain-containing protein, which yields MIGMGLLLLVAGGVAMLLGKTGLPLGRLPGDIRYEGKHFSFYFPLATCVLLSVLVSVVLYLLSHWRR from the coding sequence TTGATCGGAATGGGATTGCTGCTGCTCGTCGCCGGCGGTGTGGCCATGCTGCTGGGCAAAACAGGCCTTCCGCTCGGTCGTCTGCCGGGCGACATTCGCTATGAGGGCAAGCACTTCAGCTTCTACTTCCCGCTGGCGACCTGCGTGCTGCTGAGCGTACTGGTTTCGGTAGTCCTTTACCTGTTGTCACACTGGAGACGCTAG